From Abiotrophia defectiva ATCC 49176:
GGTCTGGCTACCTATAATCTCCATGGCTTCCTGGCCATTTTTGGCTGGGTGGACGCTTTCTACTTGGTCTTCTAGCTCTAGGAGTTGACAGAGGGCATCTCGAAGCATGGCTTGGTCTTCTGCAATTAAGAGGCGCATGGAATCACCTATCCTTTCTCGTAGGGCATTTTAAGTTGGACTTGGGTAGGTTGGCGACGACTGAGGATGTTGAGCTGTCCGCCTTGAATTTGCAGGCGGTCCAAGATGGTGTGGAGTTCACCTTCCTGCACGGGGCCAAAACCTTGTCCGTCGTCTTCTACAAAGGCGTAGAGGAAATTGTCGTTCCGCCAGAGACGGATTAGCACATGCTTGGCTTGGGCGTGCTTGATGATGTTGTTGCAGGCTTCTAGCAAACTCAAGGCTAGGGTGGAGGATTGGTCCTGAGTCAAGGACAGGGTACCTAGTTGGTTGTCAATGACCACCTGGATGCCAGATATTTCTAACATTTCTTGCAGCCGGATGAGTTCGTTAGCCAAGTCGTGGTGATCTAAGTCGTTGATGATAGCTCGCACTTGGTGCATAGCTTCCTGAGTCAGGTTGTGAATATCCTTGACGTGTTCTTGGGCAGCCTCATATTTTTGACGTGCCATCAGGCTAGTGGCTAATTCACTCTTAACAGCTAAGGTGGCGAAGAGATGGCCTAGGTTATCGTGGAGGTCACGCCGGATTCGATGACGTTCATTTTCAGCTAAAAGTAAGTTGATTTGCTTATTTTTAGCTTCTTCTCTTTCCTGCATGAGCTCTCGCAAGCGACCAAAGCGCTGGCCGATGGAAAAGAGGATGATGAAGCCAATTAGCAGGCCCAGATAGAATAACTCAATGGAATCCAAGCCCCGCCAAGTGTGATAGAGATAGATTCCTAGGGCAATACCATAAATACTTAACCAACGCCAGGACAAGAGGGAAGAACGAGGAAAACAATAAGCCATGACATTGCCCAAATAAAAGAGAAACCAAATAAAGTTAGGATTGAGGGAAAGGGCACAGTAAGAGATATAGCCTGCCGCATAAATCCAACTCAAGGTGACAATTCGTTGGTCTTGGCTCCATAAGAGGGAGAGATAGGAAACTAAAAAGATAAAGGTAAAGCCCAAAAGCCCCCAATTAATGGGGGACTGATTGATGGATTCAATAACGGGGAATAGAATGAAGACCAGACTGATATAGAACATGATGTGAGTCTGTTTCATCGCAATTTTCAGGCGTTGGAACATGATAGTCCCTCCTTCTAAAGGACTTATTTTACTTCAACTTTACGTTGCACTAAGGCAATCAGGATTAAGAAGCAGATTCCATAGGCTACCAGTGCGAAAATAGAATCCCATGCCCAGATTCGGTTAGTATACCAGTTTTGGATGATTTGCATTAGGTGGTAGCTAGGAATCCATTTGGCTAGGTTTTGCATCCATTGAGGGAAAAACATCAGAGGCATCCAGAGGCCACCTAAGAGTGACATAGCCATAAAGGCGATGTTCCC
This genomic window contains:
- a CDS encoding sensor histidine kinase, whose amino-acid sequence is MFQRLKIAMKQTHIMFYISLVFILFPVIESINQSPINWGLLGFTFIFLVSYLSLLWSQDQRIVTLSWIYAAGYISYCALSLNPNFIWFLFYLGNVMAYCFPRSSLLSWRWLSIYGIALGIYLYHTWRGLDSIELFYLGLLIGFIILFSIGQRFGRLRELMQEREEAKNKQINLLLAENERHRIRRDLHDNLGHLFATLAVKSELATSLMARQKYEAAQEHVKDIHNLTQEAMHQVRAIINDLDHHDLANELIRLQEMLEISGIQVVIDNQLGTLSLTQDQSSTLALSLLEACNNIIKHAQAKHVLIRLWRNDNFLYAFVEDDGQGFGPVQEGELHTILDRLQIQGGQLNILSRRQPTQVQLKMPYEKG